One genomic window of [Clostridium] scindens ATCC 35704 includes the following:
- a CDS encoding ECF transporter S component translates to MEQKNQTVIKLAQTAILAALCYVSFTFLQIKIPMPGGDATSIHIGNAFCVLAALLLGGAYGGLAGAIGMGVADLMDPIYITGAPKTFILKMCIGLIVGLVAHRIARINDSSDKKYVFKWSMIASVAGLGFNVVADPIVGYFYKMYILGQPQKMAEVLAKWSTAATFVNAVISTVLVACLYNALRPILLRSGMILTKSAGK, encoded by the coding sequence ATGGAACAGAAGAATCAGACGGTAATAAAACTTGCACAGACAGCGATTTTGGCAGCGCTTTGCTACGTTTCATTTACATTTCTGCAGATCAAGATCCCTATGCCCGGAGGAGATGCCACATCCATTCATATAGGAAACGCATTCTGCGTGCTGGCGGCATTGCTTTTAGGCGGTGCTTATGGAGGGCTTGCGGGTGCCATCGGCATGGGCGTTGCGGATCTCATGGACCCGATCTATATAACAGGGGCGCCAAAGACATTTATATTAAAGATGTGCATTGGCCTGATTGTAGGACTGGTGGCGCACAGAATCGCGCGTATTAATGATAGCAGCGATAAGAAATATGTTTTTAAGTGGAGTATGATTGCCTCTGTAGCAGGATTGGGATTTAACGTGGTGGCTGATCCGATCGTAGGATATTTCTATAAGATGTATATACTGGGTCAACCTCAGAAAATGGCGGAAGTGCTGGCAAAGTGGAGTACAGCAGCTACTTTTGTGAATGCCGTGATCTCTACGGTTCTGGTAGCATGCCTGTACAATGCACTACGTCCGATTCTGCTAAGAAGCGGGATGATTCTAACAAAGAGCGCTGGGAAATAG
- a CDS encoding GIY-YIG nuclease family protein: MNYTYILKCRDNSLYTGWTNDIDKRLKAHNDGKGAKYTKSRRPVELIYYEKYETKEEAMKREYAIKHMTRRAKEELLRNGRAEKGTK, encoded by the coding sequence ATGAACTATACATATATACTTAAATGCAGAGATAACAGCCTGTACACAGGATGGACGAATGATATAGACAAGAGGCTTAAGGCGCATAATGACGGAAAAGGCGCCAAATATACCAAATCCAGGCGTCCGGTTGAGCTCATCTACTATGAGAAATACGAGACGAAGGAAGAAGCGATGAAACGGGAATATGCCATCAAGCATATGACCCGCAGGGCAAAAGAAGAATTATTAAGAAATGGCCGTGCAGAAAAGGGGACGAAGTAG
- the trhA gene encoding PAQR family membrane homeostasis protein TrhA, translated as MAQIIKKHIKDPGSAITHFIGMLMAIFAAVPLLIKAAHEPSRIYIISITVYAISLILLYAASTTYHTIDRSERVNTILKKIDHMMISVLIAGSYTPICLLVLKGRTGIILLGIVWGIAVIEMLIKAFWVFCPKWVSSVLYIGMGWTCVLAFTQILNALSPAAFGWLLAGGIIYTVGGIIYALKLPFFNTKHKNFGSHEIFHLFVMGGSACHFILMYAFIL; from the coding sequence ATGGCACAGATTATTAAAAAACACATCAAAGACCCTGGAAGCGCAATCACACATTTCATCGGAATGCTGATGGCAATATTTGCGGCAGTCCCACTACTGATAAAGGCGGCTCATGAGCCCAGCAGGATATACATCATATCCATTACGGTGTATGCGATAAGCCTGATATTATTATATGCAGCCAGCACGACTTACCATACAATTGACAGATCCGAGCGGGTCAACACAATCCTTAAGAAGATTGATCATATGATGATCAGCGTGCTGATCGCCGGCAGCTATACTCCTATATGCCTTCTGGTTCTCAAGGGCAGGACGGGAATTATCCTGCTTGGCATTGTATGGGGAATTGCAGTGATTGAGATGCTGATCAAGGCATTCTGGGTATTCTGTCCAAAATGGGTTTCTTCCGTACTATATATCGGGATGGGCTGGACCTGCGTGCTTGCATTCACCCAGATACTCAACGCCTTATCGCCCGCAGCCTTTGGATGGCTTCTGGCTGGCGGAATCATCTACACTGTAGGCGGTATTATCTACGCATTAAAACTTCCATTTTTCAACACCAAGCACAAGAACTTTGGAAGCCATGAGATTTTCCACCTGTTCGTAATGGGCGGAAGCGCATGCCACTTCATCTTAATGTATGCATTTATACTGTAG